The Acinonyx jubatus isolate Ajub_Pintada_27869175 chromosome B3, VMU_Ajub_asm_v1.0, whole genome shotgun sequence genomic interval TCTATGGATGGAGTCTCCAGCTTAAGGTCTAAAAGGATTTCTGCCCTCAGTATTCGGTAGGAATTCACACTGAAAATATGGAGGAAATTTTAGcctatttaatgaaaaaaaatgtcatcattGCCTACATGTTTGTAATTTTACACTTGCACTAATTTGAACAAAGATACAGTATACTGGCTGACATAATATAGGCTGTCGTTGATCCAAGGATTACAACAAATCTATTTGATGTAATTTTGTGGGATTCCGAAGAAGCTCAAAGAAAACCCTGagagtttgttttcatttagaatTGAACTTGTCATAGCTGATCAACACATGGTGATCTCGATGGGACTTTTCTCCTCTTAAGGTGGATAAGCAGTGACAGTTTGCCCCATGTAATCCTATTAGGAGATTTCTTCAGGACCACATCCTCttcttacataattataaaagaacCACTCGTAAGGAGAGTTCAGAGGCCAGAGAGCAAAGCCTGGGGCAAAGGATTGGCTGATGGGGCTTTTACTGTTCTTACAGAAGACACAGTTCAGGCAAGTGGAAAATCTACAATTTGAAAGCACGATAGTGTCCCGGTCTGTACTGAGTACTTTGCTAAGCTCCCAGTGATTATTAACTTTGAGGCTGTTAGCTGAGGAACTTTCCAAATAAATTCTGTCATCCTCAAGTATCGGCTAATTGTTTCCAGGGCCTTAAAACTTAGACTGTAAACTCAGTTAAGAAACatctattctctttatttagGAACTTAGAACCCTGGGGTAGCTGGTTTTCTATCTTAGGAAATTATTGTGTGCTACTATCACATGTTGAAGATACTTGTGGAATGCTAAAAAATGTGTTAGGTTCTATCCTTTGGTCTCACTTTCTTGCCTCCTGTGAAGATCAGATGCTAATAACACcaaacaaatatttcttcttaaataaatCATGTTTTGTAAAAGTGGGCTCCCCTGATCACAAGTAACTTTGCAAGCTCCTACAGGGCATTAGTGCCTGTCATGCAGATATGCATTTTCAAGGGTCTGTTGGGGCCAAGTAACACATATGGTATAACCATTGCACTACTCCACCTCCAAGATGTCATTTACACATAAGATGTCATTTGAGACTGTCTCCGGGGGACAAAAGTGATGAGTATGCCTTATGCTTTCACTCTTCTTGAAGAGTCATTGGGCatcttcttccatttattttatatttaataaattaaaatattcgAATGGTTAAATGTTACTGTGTTTAGGGCAATGcctctcaaattttaatgtgcacaCCCAGGTTCTTGCTAACGTGCACATTCTGCCTTTCAAACAATTTCCCAGCTCAAGCTCATGCTACTGGACCAAGATCACACTTGAATAGCTAGCTATTAGGGAGCATTGAGATGGcttaaaaatttgaaatctgAGCTTAAGGATGATGTCAGGCGGATGGCATTAAACTAATTTTCCCTATACTATCCTTGGCTGTATTATAAATTGTTCTTTAAGTTATATAGGGAGATTTTTGCTGGGTTGGAGGGATGGCTCCTGTCTAGTGgcaaaacatatatttatttgtacgttttaacaaagtaaataatgtttgaattttaataaagtatCACATCTCAATCTGTTTTGGCGTGGAGAAAACTCCCTATATCTCCCCTTccctttttaaggtttttgaaCAACAAAACATGAATTTTACTGTTTCAGGTCATCAGTGGCATTTTTTTAGGtggttcacaattttttttaagttgtagaaCAAATTTACAATATCCTTGACAGTTAAACAGCAtttgtggtgtgttttttttcttttttaattatgtttctaAAGATAGCTAAGGGAACAATTTCAAATAGTTCCTCTGTGCTTCTAGATATGAGTTGTTTCAATTTCTGTCTTTTGGTGAGAATTAAGAAACTCATAGCTTGCCATGTCCTGTCATGTTGGCTTATTTTGTAAGGAAATAAAATCTGGCACCTTTCAATGATCTGCTTTACCTCTCTGATCTAAAAACAGATGGAACACATTGTAGAGCAGGGAGGCATGATTACTATCTGGGTATTGCCTTGACTTCCCCAACTGGGTCTTCTATCGTTTCAAAGTGTGCTAAAGGTCTTTCTTTAAAGCAGGGAaaaaggggtgcccgggtggttaaattgattaagcatctaactcctgatGTCAGCCcaggtcttaatctcagagtcatgagttcaagcccggtacTGCTCTCCACTCTGGACATggaacctacaaaaaaaaaaaaaaaaaaaaaagtagaaataaacacagatgggaggaagggggtggTGTTGAAAAATGCCTTATTCCCAATCATGAGTGTGGCAACTCTCAAATCTGTACCTGGAGGTCCCGAAAGAGGGAATAAATACACATGTATCATGAACTGGAGTTTGGTCCTTCTCCTTAGTACCTTGAGGGTAAGGTGTTTTGATGGAAGACAAAGGTGAGGAGAGAcgaaaaatggggaagaaaaaaaatctctctgcctTCACGCGTGCTTCTGTGCATTGTGTTTATTCCTCTTCCTTACGGCATTAGATCAAAAGGACACATCTTTTTAAATGACCTCAGCAGTGCCTATTTTGCATTTAGAAAAGGCTTCAAGTTTCTTCTCTCAAGTGGTGTTAGGTACTCAGTCATTTGTTTCATCTTGAAAGAAGATGTGACCAGTTGGATTTGTAGGTAACCATCATTATTGATTCAGTGGATTCAGCAGTGTGCCTTTTGTGCCCTTTCTATTTGGATATTCAAACAGATATTTAAGAGACAGTACTGATTGGGTTGTTGAAGATAAGGTAATTGAATCGTGTTCCTTTGTTGAATACCTTTTCAACTAAATTATTGTTGCTTAAAACATCATTTAACGCCAACTCTGTGACCCTGGCCATTTGGTTCTGGCCATAGTGTTCTTAAAAGGCATCTAGTAACCAGAACTTCATCCATCACTATCCTAAACTGActtttttctctctactttccTCTAACAGAGTGCAGATTGAGCTTAACCAAGAAGTTCATAGTCTGATCAACACTGACCTGATCTACAACATCAGAAGGGAGTTCTGCCTGCCCAGTTGGGCCTCTGTTGACTGCAGATAACTCGGCTTCACTCATTGCCTGTGTGGAAAATTCTCCCtattgattttttgtgttttttttgtttttttgtttttgcacatGGAGGACAGTAACAAAGACGGCAACACAGGCTGATAAGAGCAGAGATCACAGGAGAATTCTTTTCTTACAGGCCCTTGGGACTTTTCCTCTAGTTGGAGTTCTGGACTTTAACAGAGCCCTTTCCagtcattttggttttgtttcttgttacttTCCCACCACCTTGTATTTTGTTTCCGTACTTCAGAAATGGGCCTACAGACCACACAGTGGCCCAGCCATGGGGCTTTTTTCCTGAAGTCTTGGCTTCTCATTTCCCTGGGGCTGTACTCACAAATGTCAAAAACCTTGGCGTGCCCTAGCGTGTGCCGCTGCGACAGGAACTTTGTCTACTGTAACGAGCGAAGCTTGACCTCAGTGCCTCTTGGGATCCCGGAGGGCGTAACCGTACTCTACCTCCACAACAACCAAATTAATAATGCTGGATTTCCCGCAGAACTGCACAATGTACGGTCGGTGCACACGGTCTACCTTTATGGCAACCAACTGGATGAATTCCCCATGAACCTTCCCAAGAACGTCAGAGTCCTCCATTTGCAGGAAAACAACATTCAGACCATTTCGCGGGCTGCTCTCGCCCAGCTCTTGAAGCTCGAAGAGCTTCACCTGGATGACAACTCGATATCCACGGTGGGGGTGGAAGATGGGGCCTTCCGGGAGGCTGTGAGCCTCAAACTGTTGTTCCTATCCAAGAATCACCTGAGCAGCGTGCCCGTTGGGCTTCCTGTGGATTTGCAAGAGCTGAGAGTGGATGAAAATCGTATCGCTGTCATATCAGACATGGCCTTTCAGAACCTCACGAGCTTAGAGCGTCTGATCGTGGATGGGAACCTCCTGACTAACAAGGGCATTGCCGAGGGCACCTTCAGTCATCTCACCAAGCTCAAGGAATTTTCCATTGTTCGGAATTcactctcccacccccctcctgATCTCCCAGGTACACATCTGATCAGGCTCTACCTGCAGGACAACCAGATCAACCACATCCCTTTGACAGCCTTCTCAAATCTGCGCAAGCTGGAACGCCTGGACATATCCAACAATCAACTGCGCGTGTTGACTCAAGGGGTCTTTGATAATCTCTCCAACCTGAAGCAGCTCACTGCTCGGAATAACCCCTGGTTTTGTGACTGCAGTATTAAGTGGGTCACGGAATGGCTCAAATACATCCCTTCATCTCTCAACGTGCGAGGTTTCATGTGCCAAGGGCCCGAGCAAGTCCGGGGGATGGCTGTCAGGGAGCTGAATATGAATCTTTTGTCATGCCCCACCACGACCCCTGGGCTGCCCGTCTTTACCCCAGCTCCAAGTACAGCCTCGCCAACGACCCAGCCTTCCACGCTCTCTGTCCCAACCCCTAGCAGAAGCTACATGCCTCTGACTCCCACCACAGCCAAACTTCCCACGATCCCTGACTGggatggcagagaaagagtgacCCCGCCTATTTCTGAACGGATCCAACTCTCTATCCATTTTGTGAATGACACGTCCATCCAAGtcagctggctctctctctttaccGTGATGGCATACAAACTCACGTGGGTGAAAATGGGCCACAGTTTAGTAGGGGGCATTGTTCAGGAACGCATAGTCAGCGGTGAGAAACAGCACTTGAGCCTGGTTAATTTAGAGCCCAGATCCACCTATCGGATTTGTTTAGTGCCACTGGATGCTTTTAACTACCGAGCTGTGGAAGATACCATTTGTTCCGAGGCCACCACCCATGCCTCGTATTTGAACAATGGCAGCAACACGGCTTCCAGCCACGAGCAGACGACTTCCCGCAGCATGGGCTCCCCTTTTCTGCTGGCGGGCCTGATCGGGGGCGCGGTGATATTTGTGCTCGTGGTCTTGCTCAGCGTCTTTTGCTGGCACATGCACAAAAAGGGGCGCTACACCTCCCAGAAGTGGAAATACAACCGAGGGCGGCGGAAAGACGACTACTGCGAGGCGGGCACCAAGAAAGACAATTCCATCCTGGAGATGACAGAAACCAGCTTTCAGATCGTCTCCTTAAATAACGATCAGCTCCTTAAAGGAGATTTCAGACTGCAGCCCCTTTATACCCCAAACGGGGGCATTAATTACACGGACTGCCATATCCCCAACAACATGCGATACTGTAACAGCAGTGTGCCAGACCTGGAGCACTGCCACACGTGACAGCCAGAGGTCCAGCGTTATAAAGGCGGACAGTAAGACTCTGGagaacacacacacgtgtgtgcaccgAAAGACACACAAATTACATTTGATAAATGTTGCCCAGATGCATTTGTGCATTTGCATACTCTGTAATTTATACGGTGTACTATATAatgggatttaaagaaaaaagtgctaTCTTTTCTATTTCAAGTTAATGACAAACAGTTTTGTaactctttgctttttaaatcttaaaaaaaaaatagttgctgaAGTACTGTACAGGGTTGTACCATGAGAACCCAATGCCAAGGCTAAGGAGTGATTCTTCCTCATGATGCACATTCACCATTTTACTGTTGAAGCTGTCagaataaattcctttcttatgGTTGGTGGTCAGATGAAAAGGCACATGGAAACGGATTCATCAGGGTAGGCTACACAACATGGGGAAAACAAGGAATGGCCCAGATAGATATCTTTATGCTATTTCTATACTTCCTGGTGTGGAAGGAaagttaaaaatttcaaagtagaAGAAAGGAGGTAGTTACCCTGATTTGACCCAAAGCAGGAAATCTAGAAAGCATCACGAGGAAGCCCGTTCCTGTAAGATAAGTTAACCGAACCCGGCAGAATCCAGAAAATGATGTGGGCTTTGAAAAGAACTTCAAACCCGGGGGCTGGCTTTCTGACTGGGAGCTTAAAAATCACCCCTCACACCTCCCTGATCCTATGTGATAACAGAGTTAGAGACTTGAGTCTGATTCCGGCCATCTTCAGGGACAGATAGGATGTTCCAGCAAGAAAACTCCCTTTAAAAGTGTTACTATTCAAATTATATGTCAGGTTGAATCACATTCAACAGAGATATATTCTAGAATACTTTTTTAGAAGAGGCTAATAAAATAACGGGAAGAATTATATtgaatggaattatttttgaTAATGAGAATTATTTGGGTAGATTCACCACAGCTATGTCAACATGATATTTAGACCAACAAGGGATCAGTGTTTGGAATATACTAAACTTGTTATTTAACAACTATTGGTACCATTTAGACAAAAGCAAGTGATCAGTGATTCTGCTACACTTCATCAAACGACTTTGTTAGTATCATGTTGAAATAGCTTGAATTAATACCTTTATCCCCTTGCAAATTTGTCTTCCAGTCACCTCACCTATATTTTCGTAACTAGCCGTTTATgctagattttttccccccactctgcttaaactttgaaaaagaaaatgagatcccAGTCTCGGGTCCACAAAATATCCATACATacttatacactttaaaatgtatactAATTTTCTCTGCTGATAATTCTATAAGGACATATCAAAGCTGgctgaaataatgtatttttttaaagcaatactGAGTTTCCACCTTGGACCGATGTTCATCCTAttccatttttgaaatttcatttattccccCTCAGTCTTGGATGTCCCTCTTCTTTCGGAATTGTGGAGGGATGATCTATCTTACATTAGTAGGATCACATGGAACAAGTCAGAGAGCACAGGCTCCTTCCCCTAATCTTGGCAGAGTGGGCAAAGAGCAGAGGGCATAGAGAAGAGAGGGATGTCTGTGCTTAATTCTAGATATTTTCAAAGCAATGCCCATTTTCACAAAGTATGTATAACTCACTCCTTTTCATCCCGTAGATGTAGAAGGGCTATCGATCACCTACATTAACTAAAAAAACACATCATTggaaaattccttttaaaatcaaattctgCCCTGTGTTGTGGATTTCCTTTACCACTGGCCATTTTTTAGGGACCTGTGAAATTGATGTCACACTCATTTTGgctttctctctcgctctttctctgtctctcacttttaACAAAATAGAACTGTGATGTGTCTTCTTTGTAAGAGTTTAGGTATAAAACGCTATGCAAGTTTTTCTTTATAGTAagagctttattttctttaataatgtaCCCCCCAACTTATATGTTTTAATCTCCCTTGTCCCTCAGAATAAGCAGAACATATAACTGAAGTTATAATGTTGTAGAGGCAAGAATCGAAACGGCAGTCAGTTGAACTGAAATTAGCtgttaattaatttgaattaattctAAAGTGACTTAGGTTTCCATATGAGTTTATTAGCTAGCAAAATCTGGCTGTTGCTTGTTGAAAGCTAATTCCACACAGCAAAGGGACAAGACAGTCTGTGAAGGTGATCAGTGTTAACAGTAAGCCATCTACCATTCAGGACAATGACATGGGGTTGTGTGTATTTAACTGGATAATTCCCTTCCACTGTTGTCTTCTCCTTGGCTGTGTAGATAAAACTATGTGTTCACATTATGGTACTTTgacttttgagggtttttttttctcttttatccacAAAATAATCATGCTCGTTTATTTATATTGTGTATCTAACCCCCAGCATCATATTTGGCTGCTGAAACATTTTAGTTTCGAGCCAAGACCGATGTTGGAAAGGTTTCTATGATGTCTTGTGGGATTCACAGAATTATTTGGGGCTTGAGTGGTACAATGAAGTCCTAGTCATGTGAAGGGGCCTCTGCTAAAAGACGTTCCTGAAGAGATAGAACCTAGTTACAGTCTTTGCTTTGATCTTGCGCACAGTATGACGGAGGCTGCTAAAAATAAGATCAGTGTCTCGTTTGTCATAGCATACCTGGGGCTCTCACGCCAGGATAGGAAGCCCATCACGGAATTTGTAATGTCTTAGGTGTCTTAGGAAAACTGCTGAATAACCAACCGTCAGTGTTGGCTTAGGCTTTGATTGGCATCTTCAATCGCGGGAAGTGTGTTTTGCTGAAACATCTACCCTCTAATGGAGCCTCTCTTGCTGCCATTGTTATGTACTTTGAGATTAGGAAGAGTCACAGTTGAAGATGCAGGCCAGGACCATGAACCAACAAGACATACACCCTGGCTTATAGAATTGGATGCTATTTGACCAAACAAGCTGATTTCAGATAACACATGGCCACTTTCAGAGCTAGGCAACTGTCACCGTGCAGAGGAAATTCTAAGAGTGAGAGGTGTAGCCGTGATCACACAGATGTTATTGATCGTTATTCATTCCCAGGGTTGTCATTAATACCTGCTTGTTGTGGGGAGATGTGTTTGAACAGGGAGAGGCTCTGTGCTCCCCTCAAAACTGTCAAATACATTAGCAGTTCATCACAACGGATGGCCACAGGCAGAGACAAAAAGTGTGTTTCCTTGCCCGGTTTCCTTGTATGAGAAGTGGAAAGCATTCTATCCCCTGAGAAATAATGTGATTTCTAATTACCTGGATGTCTGTTGGAAATATATAAGATATGTTCCccaaggtttaaaaaaacaaacagtgttGCTGTATTGTGACCAGTCTggcaaaaaatattaatgaagtcGCTAATTTTAAGGCTCCGTTTCCTACCAGTGCCGATCATGATGGTCTTAGTCACTTCCCAAGATCATAACTTACTTCCCCACGTGGAGAACCAGCTCTGCATGCGGTGAGCAGAACACCCAATGCAAGCAAAAGTTACAGGGAACGGCTGAGGCAGATCGCCTTTTGACAGTGAACTGTTTAGTTTTCATCAATTTCTTTGTTTACAGCATTTTTCTCTACCCTACAACAAGGAGACATTGAGTTTTACGTTAGAACAAGAACAGTTTTGCCCATGATTTACCTTTCCAGCTTCATGGGAGTGCAAAGCAATTTCTTTGTGCCGCAAAGGGcaatacaaatacaaaacaaacaaacaaacagctctCCTAATTCTTACTCTTGTCAAAACTGACCtgatgctcttttttaaaaagtcaaaatactAATGAAGAAAGCTATGGCTTACATCCTTTTCTGATTTCTACATCAGGGCCATAAGACAATTGACCACTGGGGGATGCTTGTCACAGAATGTGGGGAGAAAGTTTTGTCCATGTATGATACTGTTGTTACAACAAACCGATCAGATTCTTTtgctatagttttcatttttctttttctagaggCACATCATCCACCAGAAGAGCACAAAGCAAGGCCATCGTAACAGGCATTTTTAAACTAGTATGCAACACAcacgtatgtgcacacacacacacaaacatgcacactgAGGCATTTATGAAGATGTCCATGGGATATAAGATTTATAACTTTTTGAGGCAAGGTGAAGGCGTCACCACTGTCTGTCCCTCTAAGACCAGTATATATTCACCAAAAGTTAATCCCAATGGTTTGTTTGAACCACATGTTGATTTCCTTCTGGTTTATGTTTAGTGTGTTCTCATAACAAGGGACTGCAAGGGTCTGGAAGATTCTGTATCGCACGTCCTCTGAGACCTACCATGCCGCACACCTTGTTAACTACAGACTTCACTCTACACTATACAGTACCTTGTTGATATATTCAGTAAaggcttattttaaaagaaaaccacattttgtttatctgagtaAGTTCATTGGGTTATAGCCAACACTTGCGTTGTTAATGTGAAAGAGAAATTGTTAATGTGGAAGGCTTCCTGATGATGCATGAGGGTGGCAGGAATAAAGGAGGTGAtaggatttttccttttctcctaccTTGAAGACAACTTCTGTTTTTAAAGCCATTtaaccttttgtgtgtgtgtgaggggtttATATGAAATCTTCATGTTCTTTTCTACTTCCCGACTAACTTGTGTGTTTGTCTGCATATCTTTTCAGTATACACCATACATCAAGaatattgttttgtatttgtgaAATCTGTATTCTTAGGATAGAGATAAATACGAATGTAGTTATCCAATCAGAATAGCCCCCCCCCATTTCATAACATACACTAttggttttaaaatgtcaatttttcttAAGAATTCCCATGGTACATTTCTACTTCAGATTTGTTTATAGCTCATGCACCCATACTTCTAATGAGCACTCATGAAAATGTATCTATTCACGTGCTCCAGTTCAACTCGGATTATTCTCACCATTTTGCCAGACCCCTTTCCTCTAACTCTTTAATAATGTATTTGACAGAGATTAaatcaggaaacaaaatcacGACACTTCAGTTAACTAgtattaattattttagaatCTATGTTGGAAAATTAAGTATGCAAGACAGTGGTCACTGGTGATTTCTATTACACTTGGGAGATTTTGTGTCAAATAATGTCCATGCAACTCTCAGTTACTTTTACCAAGAATTGCAGACCTTATTCTGTGAAGACCAGACTCTTAGTCAAGGAATAAaattcgttaaaaaaaaaaagtttattacaAGTCAGCATTTGCCTGACTTCAGAAGTTTtgtagaagaataaaatacagtcTTAGGCAAGTCAAGCACACCTTCTACTTCCCTGTGTTCCTAAAGAAATCTGTCTGTTCAcccaaagtatttatttttcatgtacctTCTACAGAATTCTATGTTAGGTTCTTTTGGGGATTCAGAGAAAAATATGACTCTACCACTAAGGAGCTCACAGATTGTGCAAGAAGCTTGTTTTCGAACACATCCCGGAGTCTCAGAGACCATGTAATAATTTTACATTCTCTCAACCTCAACAGAGTATCTAAGGTGACAAGAGAAATAGACGTACTTCTTGATACATTTGATGATGCATTTGTTGTATATATTAGATGATTTTGGTGTTTAATAGATGACGCAAAGTGATGGTGCGTTGATGAAATTAGAATTGAATTTgaatcaaattttcaaacatatactAAGTAATTGAACATTTAGGAATTGTGTTTGGTAATTAGACATGCAACTTTAAATTTCCACTGGGCGCCAGAATATAAATTAatctaaaacaataaataatggcACCTGACAATTCTTGAGCACCAATGTAATGCCACATTTAGAATGCTTTGATACATGTGGTCACATTTTGTCTTCAACTATGTAAGGTGTTTCATCTTAGCTTTTCAGCATGTAAAACTTCCCAAGAAGTATAGCGATTCGTCCCTGATCATAAAACCTGTGAATGGCAGAGTCGGGCGTTAACCCCAAACATGATTCTTAGACTCTTAAGTACTTTCTCGCCTCTTAAATTGACTAGCTTTGAGATGGACTAGCCTTCAGGACAACTTCATTGTCAACGGTTAAAATTTGTGATGATCGAGATATCACAACATCACTCTGAGGACACATATATTAATTATTGTTTGTGGCAAATCAAAGAAACATtctaaaaacctaaaaatatttgtctttcaaatcccattcctgtttttttaagagaaattctgTGTTTGTTATTATTGGGTGGCTGCACATTTATCTGACTTGAGAGCTTCAGATGGAATCAAGATATGCCTACACCCACGGGGTGAGCTGAAAGAACTATTAAAAGGACTTGAGTGAGGTTATTTTTAGTAATGAGTTTGTTTCTTACTCGAGAGGTTGCTCGAAGTATTTTGTAGAGCCTGCTGAAGATGCTCATATGTCAGAATCTATTAGGGCCTTAGCAAACTGGCTCCTggatttacaattttttttgataGCACAAATAGAAAATGTGCTCTTTAGAGGATATTGTAGgagctttgtttttattagttATATGGAAAGTTAAGGATAAAGCATCTGTAATGGTACACTCTAAAAACAGAGGTCTttttagcacacacacacacacacacacacacacacacacaccaattgaTGAACCCGTTTGCCCATTTTCTTGGTGTGAAGtctaaactaaatgaaaaattcattacaTCCTTAAGGAGATTCTTGTCATTTCTGTGACATAATCAACTTCCATATTGGGTCAATCTATTCCTA includes:
- the FLRT2 gene encoding leucine-rich repeat transmembrane protein FLRT2, which encodes MGLQTTQWPSHGAFFLKSWLLISLGLYSQMSKTLACPSVCRCDRNFVYCNERSLTSVPLGIPEGVTVLYLHNNQINNAGFPAELHNVRSVHTVYLYGNQLDEFPMNLPKNVRVLHLQENNIQTISRAALAQLLKLEELHLDDNSISTVGVEDGAFREAVSLKLLFLSKNHLSSVPVGLPVDLQELRVDENRIAVISDMAFQNLTSLERLIVDGNLLTNKGIAEGTFSHLTKLKEFSIVRNSLSHPPPDLPGTHLIRLYLQDNQINHIPLTAFSNLRKLERLDISNNQLRVLTQGVFDNLSNLKQLTARNNPWFCDCSIKWVTEWLKYIPSSLNVRGFMCQGPEQVRGMAVRELNMNLLSCPTTTPGLPVFTPAPSTASPTTQPSTLSVPTPSRSYMPLTPTTAKLPTIPDWDGRERVTPPISERIQLSIHFVNDTSIQVSWLSLFTVMAYKLTWVKMGHSLVGGIVQERIVSGEKQHLSLVNLEPRSTYRICLVPLDAFNYRAVEDTICSEATTHASYLNNGSNTASSHEQTTSRSMGSPFLLAGLIGGAVIFVLVVLLSVFCWHMHKKGRYTSQKWKYNRGRRKDDYCEAGTKKDNSILEMTETSFQIVSLNNDQLLKGDFRLQPLYTPNGGINYTDCHIPNNMRYCNSSVPDLEHCHT